A stretch of the Diadema setosum chromosome 16, eeDiaSeto1, whole genome shotgun sequence genome encodes the following:
- the LOC140239504 gene encoding fibroblast growth factor receptor 1-like, producing the protein MSAGNKPSYKGPKIEVRQQTRSIDEGKRVNLFCRLTEEPDSVHWILDDEDIVDGGRFKVWTDKCDCHCQILVTRPDDEGLYVFKARNKRGECCTTFSLHVIPSVKPLSDVDVKELLWQNTQQNEDLFGK; encoded by the exons ATGTCAG CTGGAAACAAACCGAGCTACAAGGGGCCCAAGATCGAGGTCCGACAGCAGACGAGGTCGATAGACGAAGGCAAGAGGGTCAATCTTTTTTGTCGACTTACAGAAGAACCCGACTCAG TACATTGGATACTTGACGATGAGGACATTGTAGATGGTGGGCGTTTCAAAGTGTGGACCGACAAGTGCGACTGCCACTGCCAGATCCTGGTGACGCGGCCGGACGACGAGGGGCTGTACGTATTCAAGGCCAGAAATAAGCGGGGCGAATGCTGCACAACTTTCAGCCTACACGTCATCCCATCAGTCAAACCCTTGTCAGACGTCGACGTCAAAGAGCTGCTTTGGCAGAATACCCAACAGAACGAAGACCTGTTCGGTAAATAG